In Lewinellaceae bacterium, a single window of DNA contains:
- a CDS encoding RidA family protein: protein MQRQLISSGAPWEAAVGYSRAVRVGNQTFVSGTTAVDEHGNVIGKGDAYAQAKYVFEKIGKALREAGASFGQVVRTRMFVTNINDWEAVGRAHGEVFRDICPAATLVEVSRLIDPELLVEIEVDAVGEETSE, encoded by the coding sequence ATGCAACGACAACTCATTTCCTCCGGCGCCCCCTGGGAAGCTGCCGTCGGGTACTCCCGGGCAGTGAGAGTGGGCAACCAAACCTTCGTCTCCGGCACTACTGCCGTGGACGAACACGGCAACGTCATCGGCAAGGGCGATGCTTACGCGCAGGCGAAGTATGTTTTTGAAAAGATCGGCAAAGCCCTCCGGGAAGCCGGTGCCTCCTTCGGGCAGGTCGTCCGCACCCGCATGTTCGTCACCAATATCAACGACTGGGAAGCCGTCGGGCGGGCCCACGGGGAAGTTTTCCGGGACATCTGCCCCGCCGCTACCCTGGTAGAGGTCAGCCGCCTGATCGATCCGGAATTGCTGGTGGAGATTGAGGTAGATGCGGTGGGGGAGGAAACGAGTGAATGA